One stretch of Streptomyces sp. NBC_00443 DNA includes these proteins:
- a CDS encoding (deoxy)nucleoside triphosphate pyrophosphohydrolase: protein MTERIVVGAALVEAGRLLAARRSAPEELAGRWELPGGKVEPGEAPEAALVRELREELGVAAEVVERVPGAWPLKPPYVLHVWTARLLPGSGNPEPLEDHDALRWLGAGELWDVDWLDQDVAAVREVAGRLDLTG, encoded by the coding sequence ATGACGGAACGGATCGTGGTCGGCGCCGCGTTGGTGGAGGCGGGCCGGCTGCTCGCCGCGCGCCGCAGTGCCCCCGAGGAACTGGCCGGGCGCTGGGAGTTGCCCGGCGGCAAGGTCGAGCCCGGCGAGGCGCCCGAGGCGGCGCTCGTGCGCGAGCTGCGGGAGGAACTCGGCGTGGCCGCCGAGGTGGTCGAGCGGGTGCCGGGAGCATGGCCTCTGAAACCCCCCTACGTCCTGCATGTGTGGACCGCCCGCCTGCTCCCCGGTTCCGGGAACCCCGAGCCCCTCGAGGACCATGACGCGCTGCGCTGGCTGGGTGCCGGGGAACTCTGGGACGTGGACTGGCTGGACCAGGACGTGGCGGCGGTCCGGGAGGTCGCGGGACGGCTGGACCTGACAGGTTGA
- a CDS encoding SpoIIE family protein phosphatase, with amino-acid sequence MSEIPARASGSDDPSDGARAKAAGEGAHDTRASHMTGVSRDTQRSQASQDTQASRDTFASDEARPGDPVWQSSPPGSIYDYIKVASFSIGPDGLVDQWSLRAEQLFGIPAERAVGMDPIEAFIDPDLREQGQRKMAEILDGREWTGVVPFRMPQDAEDLPGQDGLAEVYVMPTRTEDGEKAAVCIVVDVRTLRRMETDLAASQAIFGQSPFGFLLIDPDLRVRRANHRFASLFGGTPDDHRGKGVHDYLPRPEAERVSATLRRVLESGDSITDMHVTGFLPGSDERRHWSVNLYRVRSGSGRPIGIAWLGTDITARRAAAREAAAARRNLALLNEAGARIGNSLDLETTARELLDVVVPGFCDLATVDLYQGLLAGDETPPGLADGSAELRRVAFASAVSDAPFVGGGTPVALGAVHHYPFNSPCADALRTARPQYVPGEEGGLVQSTLAVPMVAHDTVVGLAQFARTKGSEPFGDRDRDLAVELAARAAVCIDNARLYRREHERALILQRSLLPPGDPVASGLDIACRYLPGNSSADRPSEVGGDWFDVIELPGHRTALVVGDVMGRGLRAAVAMGELRSAVRTLALLDLEPAEVLSALDEIARGLGAPGGVQQATRAARRPREADLSEVYLATCVYAVYDSVTRRCTFANAGHLPPVLVEPGEDALMLDVPPGMPLGVGGEPFEEVEVELPEGALLALYTDGLVESRDHPLDEGLQAFVGALTDPSRPLEDVCDHVLNTLDTHHGEDDIALLMARVQGLPADSVGDWTLPREPRSVGRAREYARGQLQSWDLEPLVDTTELLVSELVTNALRYGEGEIRLRLLLDRTLVCEVWDSGLVQPRRRRARDTDEGGRGLQLVGLLSAAWGSRRTPRGKTVWFELPLPDGENGLTDPAEALLSLF; translated from the coding sequence GTGAGCGAGATACCAGCGAGGGCCTCGGGGTCCGACGACCCGTCGGACGGGGCGAGGGCGAAGGCCGCGGGAGAGGGGGCCCACGACACACGGGCCTCCCACATGACAGGCGTCTCCCGAGACACACAGCGCTCGCAAGCCTCGCAGGACACACAGGCATCCCGCGACACGTTCGCCTCCGACGAGGCCCGCCCCGGCGACCCCGTCTGGCAGAGCAGCCCGCCCGGCTCGATCTACGACTACATCAAGGTCGCGTCCTTCTCCATCGGCCCCGACGGCCTGGTCGACCAGTGGAGCCTGCGCGCCGAGCAGCTCTTCGGCATACCGGCCGAGCGGGCCGTCGGCATGGATCCCATCGAGGCGTTCATCGACCCCGACCTGCGCGAGCAGGGCCAGCGCAAGATGGCCGAGATCCTGGACGGACGGGAGTGGACCGGTGTGGTCCCCTTCCGGATGCCGCAGGACGCCGAGGACCTCCCCGGTCAGGACGGCCTCGCCGAGGTGTACGTCATGCCGACGCGGACCGAGGACGGTGAGAAGGCCGCCGTCTGCATCGTCGTCGACGTCCGCACCCTGCGTCGGATGGAGACCGACCTCGCAGCCTCGCAGGCGATATTCGGTCAATCTCCGTTCGGCTTCCTGCTGATCGACCCCGACCTGCGGGTGCGCCGCGCCAACCACCGGTTCGCCTCCCTGTTCGGCGGCACGCCCGACGACCACCGCGGCAAAGGCGTCCACGACTATCTGCCGCGCCCCGAGGCCGAGCGCGTCTCGGCGACCCTGCGCCGTGTCCTGGAGAGCGGCGACTCCATCACGGACATGCACGTCACCGGCTTTCTGCCCGGATCCGACGAGCGCCGCCACTGGTCCGTCAACCTCTACCGCGTGCGCAGCGGCAGCGGGCGCCCCATTGGCATCGCCTGGCTCGGAACCGACATCACCGCCCGCCGCGCCGCCGCCCGCGAGGCCGCCGCCGCCCGGCGGAATCTGGCCCTTCTGAACGAGGCCGGTGCCCGCATAGGCAACTCCCTCGACCTGGAGACGACGGCCCGCGAACTCCTCGACGTCGTGGTCCCCGGCTTCTGCGACCTGGCCACGGTCGACCTCTACCAGGGGCTGCTGGCCGGCGACGAGACCCCGCCCGGCCTCGCCGACGGCAGCGCGGAGCTGCGCCGGGTCGCCTTCGCCAGCGCGGTCTCCGACGCGCCCTTCGTCGGTGGCGGCACCCCCGTCGCGCTCGGCGCCGTCCACCACTACCCCTTCAACTCGCCCTGCGCGGACGCCCTGCGCACCGCCCGGCCGCAGTACGTGCCCGGTGAGGAGGGCGGCCTCGTGCAGTCCACGCTCGCGGTGCCGATGGTCGCTCACGACACGGTCGTAGGACTGGCGCAGTTCGCCCGTACGAAGGGCAGTGAGCCGTTCGGCGACCGGGACCGCGATCTGGCGGTCGAGCTGGCCGCGCGTGCTGCCGTGTGCATCGACAACGCACGCCTTTACCGGCGCGAGCACGAGCGGGCGCTGATACTGCAGCGGTCCCTGCTCCCGCCCGGCGACCCGGTCGCCTCCGGCCTGGACATCGCGTGCCGTTACCTGCCGGGCAACTCGTCCGCCGACCGGCCCAGCGAGGTGGGCGGCGACTGGTTCGACGTCATCGAACTCCCCGGGCACCGCACGGCGTTGGTCGTGGGTGACGTGATGGGCCGCGGGCTGCGTGCCGCCGTCGCGATGGGTGAACTGCGCTCCGCCGTACGGACGCTGGCGTTGCTGGATCTCGAACCGGCCGAGGTGCTCTCGGCGCTGGACGAGATCGCGCGCGGCCTCGGAGCGCCCGGCGGCGTCCAGCAGGCCACCCGAGCGGCCCGCCGCCCCCGGGAGGCGGACCTGTCCGAGGTGTACCTGGCGACCTGCGTCTACGCGGTCTACGACTCCGTCACGCGCCGCTGCACCTTCGCCAACGCCGGCCATCTGCCGCCGGTCCTCGTCGAGCCGGGCGAGGACGCGCTGATGCTGGACGTGCCGCCGGGAATGCCGCTCGGTGTGGGCGGGGAGCCGTTCGAGGAGGTGGAGGTCGAGCTGCCTGAGGGCGCGCTGCTGGCGCTCTACACGGATGGACTCGTGGAGTCCCGCGACCACCCTCTGGACGAGGGCCTCCAGGCCTTCGTGGGCGCGCTCACGGACCCCTCGCGCCCGCTGGAGGACGTCTGCGACCACGTCCTCAACACCCTCGACACCCACCACGGCGAGGACGACATCGCGCTGCTGATGGCACGTGTCCAGGGGCTGCCGGCCGACTCGGTCGGCGACTGGACCCTGCCACGCGAGCCGCGCAGCGTGGGCCGCGCCCGCGAGTACGCCCGCGGCCAACTCCAGTCGTGGGACCTGGAACCCCTGGTCGACACGACGGAACTCCTGGTCAGCGAACTGGTCACCAACGCCCTGCGCTACGGCGAGGGCGAGATCCGGCTCCGCCTCCTCCTCGACCGCACCCTGGTCTGCGAGGTCTGGGACTCCGGCCTGGTCCAACCCCGGCGCCGCCGCGCCCGCGACACCGACGAGGGCGGCCGGGGCCTCCAGCTGGTCGGCCTCCTCAGCGCCGCCTGGGGCTCCCGCCGGACACCGCGCGGCAAGACGGTGTGGTTCGAACTCCCCCTGCCGGACGGCGAGAACGGCCTCACGGATCCGGCGGAGGCGTTGCTGAGCCTGTTCTGA
- the typA gene encoding translational GTPase TypA, translated as MATRHDIRNVAIVAHVDHGKTTIVDGMLKQAGAFAAHQLEGVDDRMMDSNDLEREKGITILAKNTAVKYHPKDGGDVITINIIDTPGHADFGGEVERGLSMVDGVVLLVDASEGPLPQTRFVLRKALQQRLPVILCINKTDRPDSRIDEVVNETYDLFLDLDADEEQIEFPIVYACGRDGIASLTKPENGTVPADSTSLEPFFSTILQHIPAPTYDEEAPLQAHVTNLDADNFLGRIALVRVEQGELRKGQTVAWIKRDGSISNVRISELMMTEALTRKPAEKAGPGDICAVAGIPDIMIGETLADTENPIALPLITVDEPAISMTIGTNTSPLVGRGGTGKGAENKAAVKDRKVTARQVKDRLDRELVGNVSLRVIDTERPDAWEVQGRGELALAILVEQMRREGFELTIGKPQVVTKDVDGKTYEPVERMTIDVPEEHMGAVTQLMGVRKGRMDNMSNHGSGWVRMEFVVPSRGLIGFRTEFLTQTRGTGIGHSIHEGFEPWFGTLQTRNNGSLVADRSGAVTAFAMTNLQERGVLFTDPGTEVYEGMIVGENSRSDDMDVNITKEKKLTNMRSSSADSFEAIVPPRKLSLEQSLEFCRDDECVEVTPEAVRIRKVNLDARERARAASRAKHG; from the coding sequence ATGGCCACGCGCCACGACATCCGCAACGTCGCCATCGTCGCCCACGTCGACCACGGCAAGACCACCATCGTCGACGGCATGCTGAAGCAGGCCGGCGCCTTCGCCGCGCACCAGCTCGAAGGCGTCGACGACCGCATGATGGACTCGAACGACCTGGAGCGTGAGAAGGGCATCACGATCCTGGCCAAGAACACGGCGGTGAAGTACCACCCGAAGGACGGGGGGGACGTCATCACCATCAACATCATCGACACCCCCGGCCACGCCGACTTCGGTGGCGAGGTCGAGCGCGGTCTGTCGATGGTCGACGGTGTCGTCCTGCTCGTCGACGCCTCCGAGGGCCCGCTGCCGCAGACCCGCTTCGTGCTGCGCAAGGCGCTGCAGCAGCGCCTGCCCGTCATCCTGTGCATCAACAAGACGGACCGTCCGGACTCCCGGATCGACGAGGTCGTCAACGAGACCTACGACCTCTTCCTCGACCTGGACGCCGACGAGGAGCAGATCGAGTTCCCGATCGTCTACGCCTGCGGCCGTGACGGCATCGCCTCGCTGACCAAGCCGGAGAACGGCACGGTCCCGGCGGACTCCACCAGCCTGGAGCCGTTCTTCTCCACGATCCTGCAGCACATCCCGGCGCCGACCTACGACGAGGAGGCCCCGCTCCAGGCGCACGTCACCAACCTGGACGCGGACAACTTCCTCGGCCGTATCGCGCTGGTCCGCGTCGAGCAGGGCGAGCTGCGCAAGGGCCAGACGGTCGCCTGGATCAAGCGCGACGGCTCCATCAGCAACGTCCGCATCAGCGAGCTGATGATGACCGAGGCGCTGACCCGCAAGCCCGCCGAGAAGGCCGGCCCCGGTGACATCTGTGCCGTCGCCGGTATCCCGGACATCATGATCGGCGAGACCCTCGCCGACACCGAGAACCCGATTGCGCTGCCGTTGATCACGGTCGACGAGCCCGCGATCTCCATGACCATCGGCACCAACACCTCGCCGCTGGTCGGCCGTGGCGGCACCGGCAAGGGTGCCGAGAACAAGGCGGCCGTCAAGGACCGCAAGGTCACCGCCCGCCAGGTCAAGGACCGCCTCGACCGCGAGCTGGTCGGTAACGTCTCGCTCCGCGTCATCGACACCGAGCGTCCCGACGCCTGGGAGGTCCAGGGCCGCGGTGAGCTCGCGCTCGCCATCCTGGTCGAGCAGATGCGCCGCGAGGGCTTCGAGCTGACCATCGGCAAGCCCCAGGTCGTCACCAAGGACGTCGACGGCAAGACGTACGAGCCGGTCGAGCGCATGACGATCGACGTGCCCGAGGAGCACATGGGCGCGGTCACGCAGCTCATGGGCGTCCGCAAGGGCCGTATGGACAACATGTCCAACCACGGCTCGGGCTGGGTGCGCATGGAGTTCGTCGTGCCGTCCCGCGGTCTCATCGGGTTCCGGACCGAGTTCCTGACCCAGACCCGCGGCACCGGCATCGGCCACTCCATCCACGAGGGCTTCGAGCCCTGGTTCGGCACCCTGCAGACCCGTAACAACGGCTCGCTGGTCGCCGACCGCTCCGGCGCCGTCACCGCGTTCGCGATGACGAACCTCCAGGAGCGCGGTGTGCTGTTCACCGACCCCGGCACCGAGGTGTACGAGGGCATGATCGTCGGCGAGAACTCGCGCTCCGACGACATGGACGTGAACATCACCAAGGAGAAGAAGCTCACGAACATGCGGTCCTCGTCGGCCGACTCGTTCGAGGCGATCGTGCCGCCGCGCAAGCTCTCCCTGGAGCAGTCCCTGGAGTTCTGCCGCGACGACGAGTGCGTCGAGGTGACGCCGGAGGCCGTTCGTATCCGCAAGGTGAACCTGGACGCGCGCGAGCGCGCCCGCGCCGCGAGCCGCGCCAAGCACGGCTGA
- a CDS encoding ABC transporter family substrate-binding protein produces the protein MSHDGFGPRPGRNAVMRSVAFLTAGVLGVPALAGCSDPDPAGKPLAGQDIATAARAQIADGGTLRWAVDAVPETLNTFQSDADATTTRIAQATLPSMFRLDQNGRPERNPDYLESAKVVETEPKQVVLYKLNQQAVWSDGREIGAADFAAQWRALSGKDSAYWTARNAGYDRIERIERGANDLEVRVTFERPYADWQSLFSPLYPKEVMGTPDSFNDGARHKLKVTAGPFTVKKIDRKGDEVALTRNPRWWGERAKLNEIVLRAVPREQRAAALAAGQLDLAEVDTAAARRIALAAPPRSATASVSAHGSASASGTPLMGPEPGTRLTLEQRRDQTKFRGFEVRKSLEPAYTQLALNGGDSLLADERVRRALARAIDRKELAKLVLAPLGLPTEPVGSHLALSGQAAYADNSGAVGGQDTAEAQALLADAGWVPGGPVKEKKKGEGEGAAGSEGKKGEKGDKSEKGEKGEKKTDSGDKSKSKADSDSDSGEKPKSKSDSGDESKSKAKADSESEDEETYIVGEDNKAGGDEGDSGKSDGEEASRHLAQDGKQYGNKQLQGGAPGAYAPRGTAAPAGAAARPLAKDGEPLALRFVVPSGEGSQTLRTVADRIGLMLERVGIRTDIVKVSDESYFKDHIASGQFDLALYSWPASAYPATDARPIYAKPVPAADGSLNVEQNYTRVGTDQVDQLFDQAIATLDESESRALIRKADSRIWAAAGSLPLFQRPQLTAARTSVANAGAFGFGTPVYEDMGFLKKGAHPGPSGSSD, from the coding sequence ATGTCCCACGACGGCTTCGGACCCAGGCCCGGCCGCAACGCGGTCATGCGCTCGGTGGCCTTCCTGACCGCCGGCGTGCTCGGCGTGCCCGCGCTCGCCGGTTGCAGCGACCCGGACCCCGCCGGCAAGCCGCTGGCCGGGCAGGACATCGCCACGGCCGCCCGGGCCCAGATCGCCGACGGCGGCACACTGCGGTGGGCCGTGGACGCCGTACCCGAGACGCTGAACACCTTCCAGTCGGACGCCGACGCCACCACGACCCGGATCGCGCAGGCCACGCTGCCCTCGATGTTCCGGCTCGACCAGAACGGGCGGCCGGAGCGCAATCCGGACTATCTGGAGTCCGCCAAGGTCGTCGAGACCGAGCCCAAGCAGGTCGTCCTGTACAAGCTCAACCAGCAGGCCGTCTGGAGCGACGGGCGGGAGATCGGCGCCGCCGACTTCGCCGCCCAGTGGCGGGCCCTGTCCGGCAAGGACAGCGCCTACTGGACCGCCCGCAACGCCGGCTACGACCGCATCGAGAGGATCGAGCGCGGCGCCAACGACCTGGAGGTGCGGGTCACCTTCGAGCGGCCGTACGCGGACTGGCAGTCGCTGTTCTCGCCGCTGTACCCGAAGGAGGTCATGGGCACGCCGGACTCGTTCAACGACGGGGCGCGGCACAAGCTCAAGGTCACCGCGGGGCCGTTCACGGTGAAGAAGATCGACCGCAAGGGCGACGAGGTCGCACTCACCCGCAATCCCCGCTGGTGGGGTGAGCGCGCCAAGCTGAACGAGATCGTGCTGCGCGCCGTGCCGCGCGAGCAGCGGGCCGCCGCGCTGGCCGCGGGACAGCTGGACCTGGCCGAGGTCGACACCGCCGCGGCCCGGCGCATCGCGCTCGCCGCTCCTCCTCGGTCCGCGACCGCCAGCGTCTCCGCCCATGGCTCCGCCAGTGCTTCCGGTACGCCGCTGATGGGCCCGGAGCCGGGCACCAGACTGACCCTTGAGCAGCGCCGTGACCAGACGAAGTTCCGGGGCTTCGAGGTACGCAAGTCCCTGGAGCCGGCGTACACGCAGCTCGCCCTCAACGGCGGCGACAGTCTGCTCGCCGACGAGCGGGTGCGGCGGGCCCTGGCCCGCGCCATCGACCGCAAGGAACTGGCCAAGCTGGTCCTGGCCCCGCTCGGCCTGCCCACCGAGCCGGTCGGCAGCCACCTTGCCCTGTCCGGCCAGGCCGCGTACGCCGACAACAGCGGGGCGGTCGGCGGCCAGGACACGGCTGAGGCGCAAGCGCTGCTCGCGGACGCGGGGTGGGTGCCGGGAGGACCGGTCAAGGAGAAGAAGAAGGGGGAAGGGGAGGGCGCTGCGGGGAGCGAAGGGAAGAAGGGCGAGAAGGGCGACAAGAGCGAGAAGGGCGAGAAGGGCGAGAAGAAGACGGACTCCGGGGACAAGTCCAAGTCCAAGGCCGACTCCGACTCCGACTCCGGGGAGAAGCCCAAGTCCAAGTCCGACTCCGGCGACGAGTCCAAGTCCAAGGCCAAGGCCGACTCGGAGTCCGAGGACGAGGAGACGTACATCGTCGGGGAGGACAACAAGGCGGGCGGGGACGAGGGAGACTCCGGGAAGAGCGACGGCGAGGAAGCCTCGCGGCATCTCGCCCAGGACGGCAAGCAGTACGGCAACAAGCAGCTGCAGGGCGGTGCGCCCGGCGCGTACGCCCCGCGCGGCACCGCCGCACCGGCGGGCGCGGCGGCCCGGCCGCTGGCCAAGGACGGCGAGCCGCTGGCGCTGCGGTTCGTGGTTCCGTCGGGCGAGGGCTCGCAGACGCTGCGTACGGTGGCGGACCGGATCGGGCTGATGCTGGAGCGGGTCGGTATCCGCACCGACATCGTCAAGGTCTCGGACGAGAGCTACTTCAAGGACCACATCGCGTCCGGTCAGTTCGATCTCGCCCTCTACTCCTGGCCCGCCTCCGCCTACCCGGCGACCGACGCCCGGCCGATCTACGCCAAGCCGGTGCCGGCCGCCGACGGGTCGCTGAACGTCGAGCAGAACTACACGCGGGTCGGGACCGACCAGGTCGACCAGCTCTTCGACCAGGCGATCGCCACGCTCGACGAGTCCGAGTCGCGGGCGCTGATCCGCAAGGCCGACTCGCGGATCTGGGCGGCGGCGGGCTCCCTGCCGCTCTTCCAGCGGCCTCAGCTGACGGCGGCGCGGACGAGCGTCGCCAACGCGGGTGCCTTCGGATTCGGGACGCCGGTGTACGAGGACATGGGCTTCCTGAAGAAGGGCGCGCACCCGGGGCCGAGCGGGTCGTCCGACTGA
- a CDS encoding ATP-binding protein: MSLLAWEVIGVIDSDGDCAEWTFPAEAGAVRAARAAVRGRLREWDLDSLADVTSLLVRELVTNSLRHATGPIGVRLVRPVGLDGMLRVEVSDPLPDPPRERVAELEDESGRGLQLVAHSSRRWGTRPGRNTGKTVWFELAVPQ; encoded by the coding sequence GTGAGCTTGCTGGCCTGGGAAGTGATCGGCGTGATCGACTCCGATGGCGACTGCGCCGAGTGGACCTTCCCCGCGGAGGCGGGTGCCGTCCGCGCGGCCCGCGCCGCCGTCCGCGGCCGACTGCGCGAGTGGGACCTGGACAGCCTCGCCGACGTGACGTCGCTGCTGGTCAGGGAGCTGGTCACCAATTCCCTGCGGCACGCCACCGGCCCCATCGGTGTACGCCTGGTGCGCCCCGTCGGTCTCGACGGCATGCTCAGGGTCGAGGTCTCCGACCCCCTTCCGGACCCGCCCCGCGAACGGGTCGCCGAGCTCGAGGACGAGAGCGGCCGCGGACTTCAGCTCGTGGCGCACTCCTCGCGCCGATGGGGAACCCGACCCGGACGAAACACGGGCAAGACGGTGTGGTTCGAGCTCGCAGTGCCGCAGTGA
- a CDS encoding SPOR domain-containing protein, which yields MNDSTITLPWLVVRQDDNGNRYRVGRYATRAEAQKIADSLDSRGHKQLYWVERIAQNGDSADH from the coding sequence ATGAACGACAGCACGATCACTCTTCCTTGGCTCGTGGTCCGGCAGGACGACAACGGCAATCGCTACCGCGTGGGCCGGTACGCGACGCGGGCGGAAGCCCAGAAGATCGCGGACAGCCTCGACAGCCGGGGGCACAAGCAGCTGTACTGGGTCGAGCGCATCGCTCAGAACGGCGACAGCGCGGACCACTGA
- a CDS encoding fumarate reductase/succinate dehydrogenase flavoprotein subunit, giving the protein MSVVERQEWDVVVVGAGGAGLRAAIEARERGARTAVICKSLFGKAHTVMAEGGIAAAMANANEHDNWQVHFRDTMRGGKFLNQWRMAELHAQEAPERVWELETWGALFDRTKDGRISQRNFGGHEYPRLAHVGDRTGLELIRTLQQKIVSLQQQDEKETGDYESRLKVYQECTVTRILKDGSQVSGVFAYDRETGRFFVLDAPAVVVATGGIGKSFKVTSNSWEYTGDGHALALLAGAPLLNMEFVQFHPTGMVWPPSVKGILVTESVRGDGGVLRNSEGKRFMFDYIPDVFKEKYAQSEEEGDRWYEDPDNNRRPPELLPRDEVARAINSEVKAGRGSPHGGVFLDVSTRMPAEVIRRRLPSMYHQFKELADVDITAEAMEVGPTCHYVMGGIAVESETAAARGVPGLFAAGEVAGGMHGSNRLGGNSLSDLLVFGRRAGWHAAEYAAAQAFERPEVSDLQVDTAAAEALRPFSAEGPAGGEDDGRPPENPYTLHQELQQTMNDLVGIIRREAEMEQALEKLADLRVRARRAGVEGHRQFNPGWHLALDLRNMLLVSECVARAALERTESRGGHTREDHPTMDRKWRNINLLCQLTDPTGGLAATDPERGQIDLLRETTDPVRPDLLALFDKEELVKYLAEEELYQ; this is encoded by the coding sequence ATGTCCGTGGTCGAACGGCAGGAGTGGGACGTCGTCGTGGTCGGCGCCGGGGGCGCGGGCCTGCGTGCGGCGATCGAGGCACGTGAGCGAGGCGCCCGGACCGCCGTGATCTGCAAGTCGCTGTTCGGCAAGGCGCACACCGTGATGGCCGAGGGCGGCATCGCGGCGGCCATGGCCAACGCCAACGAGCACGACAACTGGCAGGTCCACTTCCGCGACACCATGCGCGGCGGCAAGTTCCTCAACCAGTGGCGGATGGCCGAGCTGCACGCGCAGGAGGCGCCGGAACGGGTCTGGGAGCTGGAGACCTGGGGCGCGCTCTTCGACCGTACGAAGGACGGCCGTATCTCCCAGCGCAACTTCGGCGGTCATGAGTACCCGCGCCTCGCGCACGTCGGCGACCGCACCGGACTGGAACTGATCCGCACGCTCCAGCAGAAGATCGTCTCGCTTCAGCAGCAGGACGAGAAGGAGACCGGCGACTACGAGTCCCGGCTCAAGGTCTACCAGGAGTGCACGGTCACCCGGATCCTGAAAGACGGAAGCCAGGTCTCCGGGGTCTTCGCCTACGACCGCGAGACGGGCCGCTTCTTCGTCCTGGACGCCCCCGCCGTCGTCGTCGCGACGGGCGGGATCGGCAAGTCCTTCAAGGTGACGTCGAACTCCTGGGAGTACACGGGCGACGGCCACGCGCTGGCGCTGCTGGCGGGCGCGCCGCTGCTCAACATGGAGTTCGTGCAGTTCCACCCGACGGGCATGGTCTGGCCGCCGTCGGTGAAGGGCATCCTGGTCACGGAGTCGGTGCGCGGCGACGGAGGGGTGCTGCGCAACTCCGAGGGCAAGCGGTTCATGTTCGACTACATCCCCGACGTCTTCAAGGAGAAGTACGCCCAGTCGGAGGAGGAGGGCGACCGCTGGTACGAGGACCCGGACAACAACCGGCGGCCTCCTGAGCTGCTGCCTCGCGACGAGGTGGCGCGGGCGATCAACTCCGAGGTGAAGGCGGGACGGGGCTCCCCGCACGGCGGGGTCTTCCTGGACGTGTCGACCCGTATGCCGGCGGAGGTCATCCGGCGTCGCCTTCCCTCCATGTACCACCAGTTCAAGGAGCTGGCGGACGTGGACATCACGGCGGAGGCGATGGAGGTCGGGCCGACCTGCCACTACGTCATGGGCGGTATCGCGGTCGAGTCGGAGACGGCGGCGGCGCGCGGGGTGCCGGGGCTGTTCGCGGCGGGTGAGGTGGCCGGCGGTATGCACGGCTCGAACCGCCTCGGCGGCAACTCGCTGTCCGACCTGCTGGTGTTCGGCCGCCGGGCCGGCTGGCATGCCGCCGAGTACGCGGCGGCACAGGCCTTCGAACGCCCCGAGGTCAGCGACCTCCAGGTCGACACGGCGGCCGCGGAGGCGCTGCGGCCGTTCTCGGCGGAGGGTCCGGCCGGGGGCGAGGACGACGGGCGCCCGCCGGAGAACCCGTACACCCTCCACCAGGAACTCCAGCAGACCATGAACGACCTCGTCGGCATCATCCGCCGCGAGGCCGAGATGGAGCAGGCGCTGGAGAAGCTGGCGGATCTGCGGGTACGGGCCCGCCGGGCCGGTGTCGAGGGTCACCGCCAGTTCAACCCCGGCTGGCACCTCGCACTGGACCTGCGCAACATGCTGCTGGTCAGCGAGTGCGTGGCGCGGGCGGCGCTGGAGCGCACGGAGTCACGCGGTGGGCACACCCGCGAGGACCACCCGACGATGGACCGCAAGTGGCGCAACATCAACCTGCTGTGCCAACTGACCGACCCGACGGGCGGCTTGGCCGCCACGGACCCGGAACGCGGCCAGATCGACCTGCTGCGGGAGACCACCGACCCCGTCCGCCCGGACCTGCTGGCTCTCTTCGACAAGGAAGAGCTGGTCAAGTACCTCGCCGAGGAGGAGCTCTACCAGTGA
- a CDS encoding succinate dehydrogenase/fumarate reductase iron-sulfur subunit, with product MSSYEARFKVWRGDVQGGGLEDFKVEVNDGEVVLDIIHRLQATQAPDLAVRWNCKAGKCGSCSAEINGRPRLLCMTRMSVFTQEETITVTPLRAFPVVRDLVTDVGFNYTKAREVPAFVPPVGVGPGEYRMMQEDVDRSQEFRKCIECFLCQDTCHVVRDHEENKPAFAGPRFLMRVAELDMHPLDAAAETGLDRKATAQDEHGLGYCNITKCCTEVCPEGIKITDNALIPLKERAVDRKYDPLVWLGSKIGRRSS from the coding sequence GTGAGCAGCTACGAGGCCCGCTTCAAGGTGTGGCGCGGCGATGTGCAGGGCGGCGGCCTGGAGGACTTCAAGGTCGAGGTGAACGACGGCGAGGTGGTCCTGGACATCATCCACCGCCTCCAGGCCACCCAGGCCCCCGATCTCGCCGTCCGCTGGAACTGCAAGGCCGGCAAGTGCGGTTCGTGCTCCGCGGAGATCAACGGGCGACCGCGGCTGCTGTGCATGACGCGGATGTCGGTGTTCACCCAGGAGGAAACGATCACGGTGACGCCGCTGCGGGCGTTCCCGGTGGTGCGGGACCTCGTCACGGACGTCGGCTTCAACTACACCAAGGCGCGCGAGGTTCCGGCCTTCGTTCCGCCCGTGGGTGTGGGCCCCGGTGAGTACCGGATGATGCAGGAGGACGTGGACCGCTCGCAGGAGTTCCGCAAGTGCATCGAGTGCTTCCTGTGCCAGGACACCTGCCATGTCGTCCGCGACCACGAGGAGAACAAGCCGGCGTTCGCGGGCCCGCGGTTCCTGATGCGGGTCGCGGAGCTCGACATGCATCCGCTCGACGCGGCCGCGGAGACGGGCCTGGACCGCAAGGCCACGGCCCAGGACGAGCACGGCCTGGGCTACTGCAACATCACCAAGTGCTGCACGGAGGTCTGCCCCGAGGGCATCAAGATCACGGACAACGCCCTGATCCCGCTGAAGGAACGGGCCGTCGACCGCAAGTACGACCCGTTGGTGTGGCTGGGCTCGAAGATCGGGAGGCGGTCTTCGTAG